The genome window TTCGGAAGTCGCGGAACATCTCGATAAGAAGTATAGGATAGCCACACGCACAGGTCTTCACTGCGCTCCGTTCGCGCATAAGGAGATAGGCACATACCCGATAGGTACAGTGCGAGTCTCCCCCGGCTTCTACAATAAGAGGGGGGATATAAAAAAGTTAATAAAAGCTGTGAAAGATCTGTCGGTCAAGAAAAAACGATGAGCGACTGCATAGCGGTTTTCAATACTACATACGAAACGCTCCGCGCCGAAGATTTTTTCCGCGCAGAGAAGATAAAGTTCAAGCCGATCCTGAAACCGAGGAAGATAGGCTCCGCCTGCCGTATGGCGCTGAAGTTTTCCGAAAAAGATATCGAGTCGGCAAAGCGAGCGGTC of Nitrospinota bacterium contains these proteins:
- a CDS encoding DUF3343 domain-containing protein, giving the protein MSDCIAVFNTTYETLRAEDFFRAEKIKFKPILKPRKIGSACRMALKFSEKDIESAKRAVTAGNLELLSFYRHVNDTWVKF